cctgcactgtgaatgtttacatgttatgttcaataaaaacatgaaaacatataatttttgtgtagtattattttaagcagactgtgtttttctattgttgtgacttagatgaagatcagagcacattttatgacaaattaatgcagaaacaacacagaacatttttcccggtttgtgttttgttgaatgtcGGAGTTTTtcgttggattattttggatttcctattggagCTACGGctttggattatctatgtttcaagaactttgatttcaccaggtattgactccttttgtgtttttctaaagaaaagactgctcagctgatgcttgcgctgtagttttgtttgtgtgccgcaataaacgcactgaactgagtagattgcttcggccttattattggtcctactaactcctgacactctgactgttttgttgacattccctttagcgcagctccatctaatgttgcataagGTAACCcaagcctctactgtagcgtctattctatgcgccttataatgtgATGTGtcttatatatgaaaaatataAGGCGCATAATAGGCCAGTCATTGAAAGTGCGCCTTATAGTGTGGAAAATACGGTATATACTGAAAatgtgagatggatgaaaacagataattgaaaatgggtcaataattataagtccagggtggaatgacagcagtTATAACAAAAATTGTCAGTTCTCCACCCCTTATAGAAGGAGGAGGAATTGTAAAtattgatggccacaggtagaaaggacctcctgtggtgctctgtggagcatttaatgttgttCAGTCTCTGGCTGATCAGATTCAGGCTAGTTGACACAGCAGAGATGTGCACAGCTGTCAGAGCTACATACTGGACCAGCACTGGGCTGTAGGTTTTTGACACCTCTCAGTCCTGTCTTGACTGTAACACTCACAcgttttgtgttctgtttttttggGGGATTTGAACCTGCAGCGGGTGGAGAACGGAGATCTGAACTGGATCGTTCCAGGGAAGCTCCTGGCCTTCAGCGGACCTCATCCTAAAACTACAATAGAGAACGGTGAGTCCCATGGACAACAGTTTGACCTGAGGAGTGAGAAGAAATAATGAGAACCAGCATTAACACCTTTGGTTGAACCTACCACCCTGCAGGTTACCCTCTCCATGCTCCTGAGGCTTACTTCCCATACTTCAGGAAACACAACGTGACCAGCATCGTCCGTCTGAACAAGAAGATCTATGATGCCAAGCGTTTCACTGACGCTGGGTTCGACCACTATGACCTCTTCTTTGTGGATGGCAGCACACccagtgacatcatcacacGCCGTTTCCTGCACATCTGTGAGAGCACAGAGGGAGCCGTGGCCGTCCACTGCAAAGGTGAGGACCCTTGTCTTCATGTCCTGTCTTACGTCCTGTGTTTTTCCCTCTGTTTACttatctttaaaatataaaatgcaaaatgagaAATACACAGCAGGAAGATCTGTAAGACGTGAGGATGAAGACATTGATTGTTGCAAACAATTTAAATTCTACTGTGTGATAATGGAAACGAGCTgaatgtcttttctgttttcaaatgtcCCTCCTGGTCTGGTCTGTCCTGACAGATCACTGTAGATGTCAGCCAGTCCAACAGAGAGTAGTGCAacacctctgtgtgtttgtctctacTGCAGCCGCTCACTCTAACTGTGCAGATTTTAAACATTGACGTGTttatctgctgctctgctctgttcactgtttctgtttctacacGCAGCAGGAAACTAAGCACCCTGAACTGTTTCATACTACAtaacctctgtctctctgtcagctgGTCTGGGCAGGACGGGCACTCTCATTGGCTGTTACCTGATGAAGCATTATCGTTTCACAGCAAGTGAGGCCATCGCCTGGATCAGGATCTGCAGACCGGGCTCTGTGATTGGACCACAGCAGAACTTCCTGGAAGAGTGAGTCTCTGAATGGATTATTCCATATGCAAAATGACATGGTTCTGAAAGCTGCTTCCATTTGGATCTGGGTCCAAGTTTGCTAAATACcctgttaaataatttattaaaggGCATCATCTTGACTTCTGTGATTCGGGTTTCAGTGCTTGGATATGAATGTTATTAAATTTCTCACATGAACTCCTATAAAAGCTGCTGTAGCTACAGTCAGAGATGCACTGTCCGTCCAAACAAAATATTAGGGTGTGACTATTGATGGATGGACAGTGTATTTTAACACAGCCGTCTCACtgttcatttacatgtacatatgcGACTGGCTCAAATTTTCAAAACTCGGTGTCCTTTGTGTTCAACATGTTGAAGTCAGAACTGACTTCAACATGTGTTGGCTAAAGTACTGCTGGCGTCACCTGCAGCAGAGCAACAACCAGCTCAGCTTCAGGCAACGTTCAGCTCTAGAACTAAATTCCATCAGAACAACAAGAGGTTAATCTAAAAACTTTAACACTTTCACAGGCAATTGATTGTTTATTACAATTCCAAACATGAATTTTTTACGGCCCCAATGTTCCCACAGTCAGCCTAACCCACATCATCAGAAACCACTTCAGTCTGctgacagcagcacagtgtgtgcTGGTTGTGACCCGCTGCTTATCTCTCTGAACAGAACAGTTTCCACACTGTGGCAAATTCTGGTGccagtctttgtgtttgtgttggccCCCAGGATTCCACAGCAAATCTCTTCAGGCTTGCACATGCGTAGGCGGGGGGCAGGAGTCAGATTAACCAATCGGATAATTTCCTGCATTtacctgactgtgtgtgtgtgtgtgtgtgtgtgtgtgtgtgtgtgtgtgtgtgtgtgtgtgtgctaacaGGAAGCAGTCTGTGCTGTGGTTGCTAGGCGACAGCGAGCTTTCCCAGAAGGCCaaggtggaggagagagcagTGTCTCACTTCATCACCAGTATGGACAACCTCACCTTAAACTCCACCCACAACAGCGACATGTGTAGACCCCCCACCTCCAACCGTCTGCACgaggtcaaacacacacacacgtgttggtataaactatttaaattaacaGTCAATGAAAGACCTGACGGGGGCAGCTACACCTGCTGCAGGGAAAAGTGTATACTACAGTAAGGAGTGTACCGTCTCCACACAGAGTTTTCTGTGGGTGTTTAAAACCGTGTCACTTGACTCTTTTATTGGTTGTGATTGTTTGAAGAAAAATATTCTGACTTGTACAATAATTATTTCCTCTGCTGTGACAGATTTCTGAGCCGTCGTCTGTTGCTCTGTGGTCACTTTATTTCTTGTTGCTTCATCATCTGCAGATGGAGCTAATAGATGGAGGTCCAGGTCTCACTCAGGGAGACAAACTGAGAGCCTTAAAGAGCCGCCGCCCCCCCCGCCCCACCAGGTACCAATACCAGAACCAGCCTCTTACAGAAGCTAAGGAGCTCAGAACTGTAGGAGCTATATAACTGTGGGCAGTGGTGGAAGAACTTGTATTATtaacagtgtagaaatactgttACAAATAAAAGTACACAAGTTTCACAGTACAGGTGACAGGTCGAAGGAGAGCTTTGATTGGTCGGGTACCAACGTGTCGTCTGATCCAGATCACAGTCTGATCCCAGTGTATATACAGAAGGACTGAGGGTGAGGAGGGACAGATGTGGGGGGGTCAGGTGGTGGAGGAACTGGGCAGGGGGGGCTGGGGAGCAAGAACACTCCTGACAAACACCGGAGGTTTGTGGATGTTGTGTTTCAGGGTGGAGGAGATGAAGATGCACAGCAGGTCGGCATCGCAGCCTCTCAGGATGTCGATGGGAGGCGGTCAGGGCCCGGCCTCCCACCTCAAGTCCTCCAAGTTCCCAGCatcctctgcttctgctgcagccAAGAGGATCGGGAGAAGTCCATCATCATCGGCGTCCAACATCAGGAGGTCGGTATCTTCCCCAGCTCTCAGCTGATCAGTGTTTTCTAAACCAGGATCAGCTGTTTACATCATTAACGTCTGTAGCatgtatgttgtatgttgtgTCTGACATGTACCCGTTGTATGTTGTCTGACATGTACCCGTTGTATGTTGTGTCTGACATGTACCCGTTGTATGTTGTGTCTGACATGTACCCGTTGTATGTTGTGTCTGACATGTACCCGTTGTATGTTGTGTCTGACATGTACCCGTTGTATGTGCCTCAGCTCAGCCCTCAGCTCCCGATTGGCCAGCTCTCTCAGTGATCTGTACGCTGCAGATGTGGAGAACAGGAAGGCTCCCTACTCCTCTCTTagtccctcctcctcctcatctgtgTCCCTCagcccctccctctcctccattGTTCACCATGGTAACGGCCCTAGCAGTGCGCAGCGCGAGGTCAACAACAACAGCGGCCCGTATGGCGGCCCCGCAGCGTCCCCTACAGGGAAAGGTTTTGTCCGGCCAGGGCCTCAGGACTTGAGCCCCTACAGGGTCTCTGGGCCCCACAGCGCCATGAAGGGCCCGTCAGGACGCTACCTGAGCCGCTCCATACCTGTAAGTCctctgacacagcagcagctcagcccTGCCCCTCTGTACTGATTGGTTCTCTCAGCTCTGACATCACTAACGCAAAAGATCAATGAGTTTGTGATCTAACTTAATGATCATCGGTTGATTAacagtaataattaaaaaacattttttaatttgtcttctGACTTTGATCACGTTAAATTGCTAACCCTAACCTTTTAGATGTAGCTACAAAAATCTCCTGGACTGAACCCAAGGAACTGGACTTTATTCAGCATGGGCACCAGCTCCTGAGTCTGAGCAGATGGACCAAACTAAGTCCTCTGGACTCTCACAGACAGTTTGTGGTTCTTCTGCGTTTTCAAACTCTGCTGTTTAACTTTAAACCTGCCATTCAGTAGAAAGCCTGATGAACAGTGGAGACGAGAGCTGCTCTCTGTGacacttctctctctgtgacgTCATCACAACTCTAAATATTCGTCTGATTCCTACTCACTGGTTAAATGTTcgtgtttctgtgtggtggGGATGAAATCATGTTAATGTCACTAACAtcacaaagctgctgctgagttAAAGGAACCTGCTGACAACAAACATCATATCCATTTTATCCAAAACCTTTATGGCTTCAGACCATCAGGTTCTTTCTCAAACTGAGTGCAAATCAGGTTCAGGTCCTCGGTGCCAGATGTCAGTTAACACAACTGGCGGGTTCCCACCTGTTGTGTTAATTTCTCCTTGTTCCATCGAGGGACACACAACACCAATGTTTGGTGTTGTCTCGGTGACCGTCACGTGTGTCGTTAGTGTTACAGGAGTCAAAATGTGACCGATCGTTGCTGTTCACCTGGAAAGACTCTGTGCTAATAATGAGTAAATCTaatgtttcttcctctgctAAATTCATTTAGGTCTCTTTGGATGTACGAGTCACAAACTGAAAGAGTGATTAATCAGACGTGATACAGTTTTATATTAAGACCAGTCATCTAAAGTGACACCTGATTATTTGCACAGGTAACACCATGTACTGTgcatattataattataataaagttaCTATTACTGCCAATGCAGCAACATAAAACACCAGAACAACAACGGTTTGTAACATCTCTACTCAGGAACCATAAACATTCACATACACGACTTATCTGTGGACCTTTGTTCCCCCTGAAATCACACCGAAGCCACTCTGGCCTCAGCTGCTCTGCTTATGTCTGGGTGTTTTGTCTTCAGGGTGGACGAGCATCCTCTTCCGTATGTTTCTGGAtttgaaatgtgcattttttaaCAGCTGTTTGTTCTCTAAATTGTGATCTCGACGACACATGACGGTCAGGTTGGACAATGATTCACATGTGACAACAACCCTGAAGGGGCAAACGACCCCACAGAGGTTAATGTTATGTCTGGTGTGATGTAAGAAATTGGAGCCTGAAGggcagtgtgtgttgtttttattgtagatACAGAATCATGTGGAGGCTGATTCCGTAGTTTGTTCTGCACAGAGCCAAACATCAGCTTGTTCTCATCTTAAACTCGGAGTCTAGCTCAGAGAAAGTTTCCTCCCTCAGGAGATGCGTGTGAAAACTGCCGAGTCAAACTCGAcacagaaaaccaagaaaaaaacGGGACAAATCGTGACAAAAACCAAGAAACGTGATTGACTGTGTCTTTAAGCCTTAAGATTGAATTCCTCTCCCTACAGCACTGATTATGTGCCaaagagacagagcagctcTGCATTTTCAGAAAGCACATTAACTTCAGCCTACAGTCAGGCTGTAGTGCAGCGGATAAAAGCACGGTACTTGTCATCACCTGAGTGAAATCTCCCACAGCAGAGTTCACTGATGTTCTGATATTCAGCCGAAGATGAACTGTGACAATAAAGTCTGACTctaatgtttcattatttcagtCTCTTCAGTGTGACTACATCCAGTACTAAAACTACACATCTCTACTGAGGacacattacccacaatgcctCCTGATTACCCAGGATTCCTCCTGTGTTGGATGCTCAAAGGGAAGTTGATAAAGCAGCTGGAGATTATTTCTGTCAGGACGGAAAAGACTGATTCTCCTCTGAGGTGGTAACAACTGCTCTGTGTTCAGACTGTATGTGAATGatctgtgtgtaaatatgaTGTAATCCACACGCATGTTTGGCTGAAGAAGATATATTTAGATAAAGAcagattttatatttcttatttgtgacagaagaaacatatttttgtcttaATGATGAttgttttgagtttttgatAAACTAAACGATCAGCGGACAACGACTCGCTTcgttgtcatggttacagtaTTTACTTCCTGTGTCTTACCAGTTAACCAGAAGATTTTAGTTGATGTGACTGATCAGTTTTGTCAGCTCCTGTAGGACGAATCAGATTTATTATAATGCAGATGATACAAGAATGGAGCAGAAGCAGGATGTCAGGGCCTCGTCACCTGGTCAAATCCACGAGGGTCCGGGTGACGACCACGACAACCTAACTGAACACTGTAGGTTTGTCCCGGTTATTTCAGCATCCATGACTCTGTTCTAATGCACAGTTGCACATACAGACTATGTTAAATCTGGCTCTGTAGTTATCAGATTACAAGCGTTATGGATTTTTCAGGTCAAATCTCAGATTTCTGAAATTCCAGGATGAACTGTAAATAAATGCTGCATCCTTTTAACCTGCAGTGTCCTCTATCGCTAAATGCTGAATGTTCAGTTTCTGAGTTCATGTTGCGTTTACTGACCAGCAGGAAAGGGGATTTCCCTACACCAGGCAGACACTTGTTTAAAATCATGCTGATAATTGAGGAAATCCAAgttcatttgatattttgttcatgttgttgcGTGACATAAATCCACAAGCAGAAACAGGGAATTTAAGCAAGTGTCTGTTTTGGggaatttttattattaacttgaTTATATATTGTTACTTTATGTAAATGATGAGTTACAAATGCATATTTCAACAAACagcatatttttctatttaaataacTAGTCCTGTGTCCTAAGCTACGCTTAAGTCTCGCCTGatttcagtctttgtgctaagctaggctaaacACGGACTCTGAGAAGATGGGTACAAAAGGATTTACTGAAAAGTAAATTTTAACTTTCAGAGACTTTGGCTGAATGTTTTTCAGCTGATCCTCTTCACATGCAGCTCTGAGTGGTTGGAATCGCAGCTGAAGgttgattatatatatattttttgttgacTCTTCTACCTCTGACATTTTCATGAGCTGTTTTTTAGTTTTCGGTTTCTCACATAATGTACAGAGGTTTATTTGTAACATACGTGTCACTGCGTCGAGCACCTTTAACACACTTATAAGGGAATGAGGCatgttctttcaaaataaaagctcctGGTCtcataacattaaaaaatttaatatttgtctGACGTGAATCCCTTTTACCATCCTGTCAATAATTTATTAGTCACGGTGTGACATTTTGAGattgaaaaatatttgtaataaataaaacggGTCCCTGCTGTGCcttacacacattaaaactcaTCTTTTTGagcattattaaaatattttttggaatcatttttcttttcaatctgTATTAATACAGGGACTAAGGGCTTTTGTTTTGGAATTTAATTGTCTTGGTAATAAATGAAGTATTTCAGTAGTTCTTGTGTTATGTTTAATGTACTGAATCTTTTTATTAAGGGAAAGttggaaaataattatttcccttatttttttctgtttgagcaataacagaaaataaaataactgttcttctgacattgtgtgtgttgaatAAATTAGTGTGCTTTCACATAAGTCTGAGTCAAAACATCACAAGACCAAGAAAAGTCTAAGTCAGTGTCCAGAAGTTCACAAATGTCAAAGAAGCTACAAGAGCCAAATACAAGTAAAGCAGAGGCGAGTGAGTCAAAAGAACCAAAAGAAGAAGACGGAGACGGTTTAGAGGgaaacagaagtaaaaataaaagaagttaaAATACTGAAGAGACTGAGATGACTCAGTTTATTATGATTCATAAACactcactgttcatgtaaacttccatagcttctttgcttgtgtaaagctgctgtgtgacaatgtcaattgtaaaaagcgctatacaaataaaattaaattgaattgaaagttACAGCATccacaagacaaaacacattttaaaaagtttgttcCACTTCTTCTGTAGTATTTCTGCACGGTGAAGAGACTCAGAAACAGGTGAAAGTCCAAAACGAGACTGAGTCACAAACAGGGATCAGAGGTGAGTCAGAGAAAGTTTTACACCTGAGTTCTTCTTCCACTACTGAACTTTTCACCTCCAcaggtgacaaacaaaaacacgtCGTCATCAAGCTGATCAATACCCCGTCACTGtaaatcaatcagtcagtcaaaggCCAGAGCACCTGGActcatcactgctgctctgtgaaaCCAAACTTTCccatctttgtttcatcagcttCAGTTTTTTAATCAGGTAAATTCAAGTGAAATGATGTGATTCATTCAAATGATTTTATCTGTTCATCATTCAGTTTGATTGATACCAGGAGGAACCAGTTACTGAGCTTGAGACCGTCTTTCTGACATTTAACAGGTGGTTAAACAGACTAGAAATGACCTTCTGTAACGTCAGACTGAGTCACCGGAAAATCAGGAACCATCAGTATAAGAAACAGCtcaacagtaaaacagtttgtGGGTCTGGTTAAAATCTGGGACTGTGTGTGAAACAAGCTGATGATGTTAACAACTGGTTTTACATcagttctgtttctctttccttttgcAGGGAAACAACCAGACTGAGACAGTTGTAGTGTCCTGTGAGTCCTGGGGGGGGCACTGTGGTCTGTAGACACAAAGAGCTGTGGGAGGGGGATGGGAGGGGGAGGTATAAAGGGTGAGGAGATGATCAGGGGGCGTTTGTTTCTGAGCATTTGAGGATTTAGACACTGGCTTCATGTGTTGAGCTGATTTTCTGCTGCAGACTGTGAAAAATTGGCACAAAGGAGACGCTGCTCTGATcttttcatccatccatcttcccgTCTGCTCTGGAGTGaacatgtctgtctgcaggATCATTGTTCAGCTACTCTCAGGTAACATTTgattctttttctctcttcagttgATGTGATTCTCTGAACACGTCCGTTATGAATCATCACAGATTTGGAGCTTTGAGCTGGAATCGCTTTATtacaacagagacagaggcctttaaataaatcacagagGTGTAGAGGAGCAATTCTGAATTTCACACCTTCCTCTGTCACTATTGATTACCAATATGTCCAATATCAGTTTATCTGTCTTTAAACATCAGCTGACTCCATGAGGGGTCACGACCCACATGTTGAGAAACtatagattttagtttttcaccTGTACTGAACACAGTCAGTGCGCATAACGTCAACTACCTGATTTCTGAACAGTAGTTTCACACAGTGTACTGTGCACACTTTGTCATCAGTAATTTGCAGGTTTATTCAAGTCTCCAGCAGGATTATGTCAGGGTGAAGCTTtaggacaatgaccctaaataTCAGAGTAAATCTACTACACTGACCCAGAGTCTACCTTTTGGTGGAGTGGTCCAGTCAGAGTCCAAACCTCAACTCAGCAGAGAAGCTGTGGTTTGACATGAAGAGAgatgttcacaccagacatcctgAGAatcagttctgtgaggaagGATGAGccaaagttcctcctggacattgttcaggtctgatccacagctacag
This genomic window from Anabas testudineus chromosome 4, fAnaTes1.2, whole genome shotgun sequence contains:
- the cdc14ab gene encoding dual specificity protein phosphatase CDC14AB isoform X1, with protein sequence MTGEGVRHSPVLSALFGSTEDPELQGAAQFIKERLYFATLRSKPKSTANTHYFCTDDEFVYENFYADFGPLNLAMLYRYCCKLNKKLKSFTLTRKRIVHYASFDQSKRSNAAVLIGGYAVIYLKKTPEEAYRALISGSNASYLPFRDASFGNCTYNLTVLDCLQGIRKALQHGFFNFETFDVDEYEHYERVENGDLNWIVPGKLLAFSGPHPKTTIENGYPLHAPEAYFPYFRKHNVTSIVRLNKKIYDAKRFTDAGFDHYDLFFVDGSTPSDIITRRFLHICESTEGAVAVHCKAGLGRTGTLIGCYLMKHYRFTASEAIAWIRICRPGSVIGPQQNFLEEKQSVLWLLGDSELSQKAKVEERAVSHFITSMDNLTLNSTHNSDMCRPPTSNRLHEMELIDGGPGLTQGDKLRALKSRRPPRPTRVEEMKMHSRSASQPLRMSMGGGQGPASHLKSSKFPASSASAAAKRIGRSPSSSASNIRSSALSSRLASSLSDLYAADVENRKAPYSSLSPSSSSSVSLSPSLSSIVHHGNGPSSAQREVNNNSGPYGGPAASPTGKGFVRPGPQDLSPYRVSGPHSAMKGPSGRYLSRSIPSLQCDYIQY
- the cdc14ab gene encoding dual specificity protein phosphatase CDC14AB isoform X3, whose protein sequence is MTGEGVRHSPVLSALFGSTEDPELQGAAQFIKERLYFATLRSKPKSTANTHYFCTDDEFVYENFYADFGPLNLAMLYRYCCKLNKKLKSFTLTRKRIVHYASFDQSKRSNAAVLIGGYAVIYLKKTPEEAYRALISGSNASYLPFRDASFGNCTYNLTVLDCLQGIRKALQHGFFNFETFDVDEYEHYERVENGDLNWIVPGKLLAFSGPHPKTTIENGYPLHAPEAYFPYFRKHNVTSIVRLNKKIYDAKRFTDAGFDHYDLFFVDGSTPSDIITRRFLHICESTEGAVAVHCKAGLGRTGTLIGCYLMKHYRFTASEAIAWIRICRPGSVIGPQQNFLEEKQSVLWLLGDSELSQKAKVEERAVSHFITSMDNLTLNSTHNSDMCRPPTSNRLHEMELIDGGPGLTQGDKLRALKSRRPPRPTRVEEMKMHSRSASQPLRMSMGGGQGPASHLKSSKFPASSASAAAKRIGRSPSSSASNIRSLFSVTTSSTKTTHLY
- the cdc14ab gene encoding dual specificity protein phosphatase CDC14AB isoform X2, with the protein product MLYRYCCKLNKKLKSFTLTRKRIVHYASFDQSKRSNAAVLIGGYAVIYLKKTPEEAYRALISGSNASYLPFRDASFGNCTYNLTVLDCLQGIRKALQHGFFNFETFDVDEYEHYERVENGDLNWIVPGKLLAFSGPHPKTTIENGYPLHAPEAYFPYFRKHNVTSIVRLNKKIYDAKRFTDAGFDHYDLFFVDGSTPSDIITRRFLHICESTEGAVAVHCKAGLGRTGTLIGCYLMKHYRFTASEAIAWIRICRPGSVIGPQQNFLEEKQSVLWLLGDSELSQKAKVEERAVSHFITSMDNLTLNSTHNSDMCRPPTSNRLHEMELIDGGPGLTQGDKLRALKSRRPPRPTRVEEMKMHSRSASQPLRMSMGGGQGPASHLKSSKFPASSASAAAKRIGRSPSSSASNIRSSALSSRLASSLSDLYAADVENRKAPYSSLSPSSSSSVSLSPSLSSIVHHGNGPSSAQREVNNNSGPYGGPAASPTGKGFVRPGPQDLSPYRVSGPHSAMKGPSGRYLSRSIPSLQCDYIQY